The Maridesulfovibrio hydrothermalis AM13 = DSM 14728 DNA window AACGCAGGGTGGCGCATTGATTACTTTTTCGTGTCAAACGAATTGAAGGACAATGTAAAAAATGCCTGGATAGAATCCGATATTTTAGGCTCGGACCACTGCCCCATCGGAATTGAACTCATTTTCCCATAAGGATTAATGCCTGCACACCGTTTAAAAATCCGCGTGCAGGCATTAATCTACGCTGCAACTTTCAAAATCCCCTTCACTTTTAAGGAAACTCATTTCCCAGCACTTAAACATCCCAGAAAAACGGATAAGCCATCTTTCATTCATTGCGCGCTTACAATCTCTGACCTAAGCAACCTTGCTTTGAAATCAGCAAATACCAATCAACGAACTTGCGAAATTTAATTAATACACCTGCAAATCAAAAATAACCTATAAAAACAATAGTTAAGGATTTAATTTATATTTTTTTAGCAAAAACTAAACTTTTTACTTGAAATCGATTCTCAAAATCACTAAGACTAATCTCAGGCAAGCACAACAACGCAGGAGATTAACTATGACCCAGACAGCAAGCATTTCTTCACTTAACAAAAAAGCGTTTCTCAAGAGAGCCTTCAAAGGATTTTCCAACCCCAAAACAGAAATCAGGGATTCCGAAAACACACCACCGCTTCCATCTCCTAAAGCACATGAGAACAATACCTCTGAGTCCTGATTTAGCCTGATCATGTGCAGACCGACGCAATAAAATAGCGGCGTTAAGTGTAAATCCTGACATTCAACATATATACATGGAGCTGAAAAATGGCAGACGTAATAAGAGAAGCGGTACGCATGCGAAAAAAGTACGGCTGGAAAACTTACCTCATCAAATTCAAAGACTACTATTCCTATACTTTTGATCCAAGCCTTTTTCCAGAATTTGAATTGCTAGGTGAAGTTGGTTCTGACGGAGCGATCACCCCCTCCTCTCAAGTAAAATAATCAACCTGAAACAATTCTCCCCGGGTTAATTATAATTGCTTAAGAACACTCTCACCCCTCCCGGCTTACTGCAAAACCCCACTGTAGGAGCCGGGAGTCTTACCGGAAATCCTTGAAAAAAAGGACTGCCTATCCCTCCTGTACAACCTCAGCAGTACTGTCAGCAATCCGCTCAAATATTTCCAGAAGCTCTTGAGGTACATCCTCTGCGCCTGTCAGAAGATTTACAAGTTCATCTTTAGACATCCCGCTTGCTTCAGCCATTGCCAGCATTTTTTCCGATATTTCCAGTTGCTCCATATAAGCATACTATCCGGCATCACATTGTTTTGCAAAAAAACAATTTACAAAATTAGCGGATCAATTAGCCCTGAAACCGACCTCACTCTTTTCTGATCAAAAAAAATATACCTAGATTCATCATGCTTATTGAAAAAAGAATCAAATGACACTGGACATCGATCTAAGATCTTTCTATGACCCCTTCTATTAAAGAGTCCTCAAAATATCCGTTTTATTCATCAGCCCGCAAATCTGGGAGCAAGGATGCTTAGCAACCTGAGTATAGTTCTTTTCGGTACTAAGTACCCTGAAAATATAGGTTCATCAGCCAGAGCAATGACGAACATGGGGTGCAGCAACCTTGCACTTGTCAACCCCGCCTCATGGGACATGGAAAAAGCCATGCCGCTGGCAACAGTCAAAGGTCGTGATGTTGTTGAAAAAGCAGTCATGGCTGATAACCTTTCAGAAGCTCTGAAAGGGCATGCCAAGGTTTATGGAACAACCGCCCGTACAGGTGGATGGCGCAAAGGTGTTTTGACTCCCGCCTCCGCCGCGCCGCTCATCATAGAGCAACTCCGCGCCGGCGAAAAGGTTGCCGTGGTATTCGGCCCCGAAGACCGGGGGCTTACCAACGATGAAACACAGCTCTGCTCCAGACTGATCAATATACCGACCAGCAGCGACAACAGCTCGCTGAATCTGTCACAGGCAGTATTGATCATACTCTATGAATGTTTTAGAAATTCTCTAGACAAACCCTATACTCCAGCGGGGCCGCCGGATGAACGTTCCACCTCATTTGAGGAACAGGAAATTCTTGCTGCAAACCTGCAGGAGACTTTGCTGGAAATTGATTTTTTAAAAGCTGACAACTCTGATTACTGGATGATGCCGGTTAGAAGATTTCTGTCAAGATTTGATTTAAAGCGAAATGAGTTTAATCTGCTGATGGGGATTTGCAGGCAGATCAAATGGATCGCCGGTAAAGCTGACAAGAATTAAAATCAAAGGGCTGCACCCCCTTCTCAACAATTGCAAAGACAGTTACAGTATATTCACTTTTTCTATATATGTGGAGCTGATAAATGACAGATTCAGAGACAATTAAAGATCTTAGCGGTGTTTTTTCCCGCCAGAAAATGGCCAAGGTCGGAACTGGTGTTACCACCCGCCGTGTTGCACAGGTCGGGTATTATTTTGTTGAACAAATGACCGATGATCTTTTTCAGGTCCGCCCCCTGAACAGCAATTTTGTTCCCACCGGAGACCCTGAAAGCATCACCAGAGAAGATCTTTTACAGGACTATACTCCTGAGCCGGAAATGTACCATAAGCAGGTTCTTCCCAACATGAAGGACTTGCAGAAAACGCTTGCCAGAGCCGATAGACATCGTAAACAGGGCAACACTTTCAGCGCAGAAATGGAGTATACCAACGCCATTAAAATTGATGAAATGAACGTGCGCGGGAACTTCGGAGTAGGGTTATGTCTCATGGAAAGAGGCGAAACCGATCGGGCCAATGATGTTTTTGCCAGACTTATTTCCATGGATGCACCCTTTTCCGCAGAACATAAGCATATGTTCAATGATTTCGGCATTAATCTGCGTAAATCAAAAATGATCCCGCAGGCAATAGAATACTACACCAAAGCCATAGCACTCAGCCCTGAAGATGAACACCTTCGCTACAATCTGGCCCGTGCTTATTTTGAGAACAAGGACTATGCCAAGGCACGGGAAGAGCTTAACATCTGTATGCAAAGCAATCCGGATTTTGAGCAGGGCAAAAAATTTATCGCATATCTGGATAAAAATAAGCTGGGCTGATGCGGCAAAAAATATTATAGGGTTACAATGAACTCTATCAAAGGCTTTATCATTGCAGGCACTCACAGCGGGTGCGGAAAGACCTCTGTAACCCTTGGGCTTATGGCTGCTCTTGCCCGTAAGAATCTCAAGGTGCAGCCCTTCAAAACGGGGCCGGACTTTATTGATCCGGGACACCATACCCGCGCTGCCGGAAGAACCTGTCATAATCTTGATGGATGGATGCTTTCCGGTGAAACTCTGCGCGATATTTTTTCGCGTTACTCTCAAGATGCAGATGCCAGCATAGTTGAAGGAGTCATGGGCCTTTTTGACGGATATTCTGCTTTAGAAGATACAGGGTCAACTGCTCATCTTTCCAAAGAACTGAATCTTCCGGTCATTCTGGTGATAGATGCCCGCGCAATGGCCAGATCTGCTGCCGCGTTAATACTCGGATTCTGTAATTTTGACCCCGAAACCCCCGTTGCCGGAGTAATCTTCAACAGGGTCGGGAGCAAAAACCATGAACAGACTCTGCGTGAAGCCATTTCGCTTACCGAAATTCCACTTATCGGCTGCCTGCCAAGACGGGATGAAATTGCAACTCCGTCCCGCCATTTGGGGCTGGTCACTCCGGAGCATTTGCAGGATCTTGATCTGAAATACAATGCTCTGGCTGACTGGGTGGAAGAAAATCTGGACCTTGATCTGATACTGGAATCTCTGCCCGATATCCCCATTCCTCCACGGTTTGATGAAGTTCCCATGATACCGCGTATCAGGATCGGCGTTGCCCGCGATGAAGCTTTTTCCTTTTACTACGAAGAAAACCTGCGTATTTTGAGAGAATCCGGAGCCGAACTGATTCCTTTCTCTCCTACAAGCGATAAAGAACTTCCCGAGGGGATTTCCGGCCTGTATCTTGGCGGAGGCTATCCAGAACTTTCAGCGTTTGATCTGGCCCAGAATACCAAACTACGCAGGGCTGTTGCCGAATTTTCAGCTTCGGGAAAACCAGTCTATGCTGAATGCGGTGGTTTTATGTACCTTATGGAGTCCATCTGCAAGGATGATCGGGTCTTTCCCATGTGCGGGGTTTTTCCTTTCCGCTGCTCTATGCAATCCCGATTTCAGGCCCTCGGTTACCGTGAAATAGAACTCTCAAAAGATTCAGTGCTCGGCCCCGCAGGAACGATTGTAAGAGGTCACGAATTTCATTACTCCGCCCTTGAAGATATGCCGGACAGCCCTGAAAAATTGTATCTGGTTTCCAGCAAAAAAAATATACCCAAGACCGAAGGATTTACCGTTAACGGCAACACCCTCGGCAGCTACATTCATCTCCATTTTGCCAGTAATCCGGAAGTTGCCCGCAACTTTGTTGAAGCATGCGTAAACTCCTCCCTTGCGGAAGAAATAGAACCATAACTCTTTAAAGCTCAAACAAAATTCAAATCGGTAAACGTTCCGGGAGAGGCCGCGGCCAGAAACGCCGCAGGCAAAGATCATGCAGAAATATATCATGCATATAGACATGGATGCCTTCTTTGCTTCCGTAGAACAGCTGGATAACCCTGCTCTGCGAGGCAGACCTGTCGGGGTAGGCTCCATGCACAGACGCTCTGTTCTCAGCGCGGCTTCCTATGAAGCCCGCAAATTCGGGGTACGCTCTGCCATG harbors:
- a CDS encoding cobyrinate a,c-diamide synthase, giving the protein MNSIKGFIIAGTHSGCGKTSVTLGLMAALARKNLKVQPFKTGPDFIDPGHHTRAAGRTCHNLDGWMLSGETLRDIFSRYSQDADASIVEGVMGLFDGYSALEDTGSTAHLSKELNLPVILVIDARAMARSAAALILGFCNFDPETPVAGVIFNRVGSKNHEQTLREAISLTEIPLIGCLPRRDEIATPSRHLGLVTPEHLQDLDLKYNALADWVEENLDLDLILESLPDIPIPPRFDEVPMIPRIRIGVARDEAFSFYYEENLRILRESGAELIPFSPTSDKELPEGISGLYLGGGYPELSAFDLAQNTKLRRAVAEFSASGKPVYAECGGFMYLMESICKDDRVFPMCGVFPFRCSMQSRFQALGYREIELSKDSVLGPAGTIVRGHEFHYSALEDMPDSPEKLYLVSSKKNIPKTEGFTVNGNTLGSYIHLHFASNPEVARNFVEACVNSSLAEEIEP
- a CDS encoding tetratricopeptide repeat protein, with the protein product MTDSETIKDLSGVFSRQKMAKVGTGVTTRRVAQVGYYFVEQMTDDLFQVRPLNSNFVPTGDPESITREDLLQDYTPEPEMYHKQVLPNMKDLQKTLARADRHRKQGNTFSAEMEYTNAIKIDEMNVRGNFGVGLCLMERGETDRANDVFARLISMDAPFSAEHKHMFNDFGINLRKSKMIPQAIEYYTKAIALSPEDEHLRYNLARAYFENKDYAKAREELNICMQSNPDFEQGKKFIAYLDKNKLG
- a CDS encoding RNA methyltransferase, which encodes MLSNLSIVLFGTKYPENIGSSARAMTNMGCSNLALVNPASWDMEKAMPLATVKGRDVVEKAVMADNLSEALKGHAKVYGTTARTGGWRKGVLTPASAAPLIIEQLRAGEKVAVVFGPEDRGLTNDETQLCSRLINIPTSSDNSSLNLSQAVLIILYECFRNSLDKPYTPAGPPDERSTSFEEQEILAANLQETLLEIDFLKADNSDYWMMPVRRFLSRFDLKRNEFNLLMGICRQIKWIAGKADKN